DNA from Lactobacillus sp. ESL0791:
AGTTTTTTGCAGTGATTGAAAAAGCGTGTCAATCTGGTGTTGACATGGTCCAGCTTAGAGAAAAGGAGATTAGTAGTCGTGAATATTACCGGCTGGCACAGCGAGTTAAACAAATAACGGATCGCTATCATTTGCCGTTGTTAATTGATGACCGAGTAGATATTGCTTTGGCAGTAGATGCTTCTGGTGTGCACCTGGGTCAAAGCGACTTACCTGTGAGTGCGGCGCGGCAGATTTTAGGCCCAGATAAGATTATTGGCGCGACAACTAAGACACTGGAGCAAGCGCGAATTGCTGAAACTGCGAGTGCCGATTATCTGGGAGTTGGTGCCATTTTTCCAACTCAAACTCATGTTAAAACTGTTCACACCAGCGTTGCAACGCTAACACAAATTAGGCAGGAAGTTGCAATTCCTGTTTATGCTATCGGTGGCCTCAAAACTCATAATGTTGCGACGATTAAACCGGCCCATGTCGCTGGAGTCGCAGTGGTTTCAGAAATTATGCAGGCAGAAGATCCGGTGAAAACGACGAAAGAATTACGCAAGGCAATTTTGGCTGTTTTGTAAATCCAATGTAAATAAAAGAGAAACATCATCAGGTGACAATGTTCCTCTTTTTTTGTTTACATTTTTTCTAAACGAACAATCCGGTCTGCCGTTGCCGGGTGGGTGTCAAATAAGTGCGTCAGGCCGCGTTTCTTATGAAATGGATCCTCAATATACATGCCGGCACTACTGGGATCGGCTTTTTTCATTGGCTGACTGCCGTCAATTTTTTCCAAAGCAGAAATTAACCCCTGAGGATTTCTGGTTAGGTCGACCGAAGAGGCATCAGCAAGGTATTCTCGGTTTCGGGACAACGCCATTTGAGCTAAACTGGCACAGATGGGGCCCAGAATCAAAACGAAAATGATTGCGATTAATTTGATGACCATGACGACGGCATTATTGCTGTCATGGTCATCATCGTGATCATCATCAAACCACCAAATATAGCGGCTGGCGATCCCTGAAAGATAGGAAATAACGCCGACTAAAACAGCCGCAACAGTTGAAAGCAAAATATCATAATTTTTGATGTGCGAAATTTCGTGGCCTAAAACGCCTTCTAGTTCCTCACGATTCATCATGTCTAATAATCCTTGAGTAACAGCAACCGCGCTGTGTTTAGGATCGCGTCCCGTTGCAAATGCGTTGGGACTTTTATCAGGGATGATGAAAACCCGCGGCATGGGAACGCGGGCGACCATGGCCATATCCTGCACGATGTGCCACAGTTCAGGATTGTCCTGCTCGTGAATTTCTTGCCCATGGTTGAGGCTCATGACCATGTTGGCAGGATTGCTGAGCACAATCAGCATGTAGATTAGACTGCCAATCAAGGCGATAATAATTCCGGACCATGGTTCATTATCAAAAATGTAGCCTAAGCCCGCTCCAACTAAAGTTAAAATGACGACAAAAAGCACCATCACAACGACAGTTTTCCGCTTATTGCGGGCAATTTGTTCAAATAACATAATTTAGACCTTAAAATTTAACTTTTGGAACTTCTTTTTCGGCTTCAGGTGTTTCTAAATAGTCGACCTTCTTGAAACCATGAATTTTAGCAACAAGATTGGAAGGGAAAGTGAGTAGTTTTTGGTCAAACAAGGCTGCCGATGAGTTATAGAGCTGCCGTGAATAGGCAATCTTGTTTTCCGTATTAGTCAATTCCTCCTGCAATTTCATGAAGGTCTGGTTGGCCTTTAAATCAGGATAATTTTCCGATAAGGCAAAGATTGACTTCAAGGCATCGGAAATTTGGTTGGAAACCTTAATTGTTTCTTGATGATCGCCAGCCGGAATTGTGGTTAATTGGTTGCGCAATTTAACCACTTCTTCCAAAGTACTTTTTTCATGTTTGGCATAGCCCTTAGTGGTTTCTACCAAATTAGGAATCAGATCGTTGCGCCGCTTTAGCTGCACGTCAATTTGGCTCCAGGATTCGTCGGTGTAAACCTTGGCTTTTTGCAAGCCGTTATAGAGTGAAATGTAAATCACTACAAGTAAAATGACAATAATTAAAATTATCCATAGTAATGGTGACATTGGTTAACCTCCTAATGCGTTTGTTTAATTATAACTGATTCTGCTAGTCAACGGCAATAAAAAAAAGATACTGTGCGTATCCCTAAAGATTTATAATTTAAAAATTAAAAGTGCCCAACCCACAAGGGTGAGAATGATTAAGCCGATAAACTGCATAACTGTCCATTTCTTGAAAAACTTAGCCTTGCTGACGCTGGCATTCTCGGTAAAAGTCTTAAGCACCAGCATGTTGGCCATTGAACCAATCGGTGAGCCGAAACCACCAATATTGGAGCCAAGATAAAGTGCCTGGGCGTAGACCGTAAACTTACCAACCAAAATGGTTGACGGAACATTACTCATTACCTGGCTAGAAAGAATTGATGTAAAGTAGGTCGAAGTTTCGGAGTTGACCATCGTGTGGATGACAGCAACAACTGCTGGAATTTGCTGAATGTCACTGATAAAAATGAAGAAGCAGGTGAAAGTCAGTAACAATGCATAGTCAATTTTTAATAAAATCCGCGGATTAATCAGAATTGCCAAGGCCAATGAAGCTAGCAGCGGCCAGATAATATTAACAACTCTAAAGACACCGAGAAAGAAGAAAATAAAAACAGCGGTTGTGATTACAGTCAGTCGAACATTTATTTGAATATTCTCAGTTTTTTGTACAGGAATTTCTTTGCGCGGAATAAAGTAGAACACGACCAGCAAAATTAGTAAGGAAATCAGCAAAAACGGAATTGCCCAAGAGAAAAATTTGAAAAAGTCGACGTCGTACTTGCTTACTAAGAAAATGTTGTGCGGATTGCCCCAAGGCGTGAAAGCCGCGCCCACATTGGCTCCCATGCCAATTAAGGTCACTGGCAGGATTTGCGGTAGATCGTATTTTTTAGCAATATTTAGGTATAAGGGTATCAGGGTTAAAACCGTAATGTCGTTGCCCAAAAACATTCCCGAAATAATTGCCAATAATGTAAATACAATATTTAGTTTGCGGGTATTGCTAGCGACACTTGTCAGCTTGTATGCCAGCACATCCAGAATATGCAGGTAGGCATAAATTTGAATAATTGTGAGCATTGAAGCAACCGATCCCAAGGTGTGAAAGTTGATGTCTTCGAATCGCGGCCTCGCAAAAAAAAGGCTGATTATTGTCACAAAGATAGTAATCTGCAAAATTTTGTCTTTAAAAATCTTTTTTAAGACGGTCATAAAATGTTCCCCCCCACATATTACAATCATCTAAAGTGTTTTATTCTATTCTGTGCTTTTTTTCCGTTATACGCAATGATAAATTTATCAGTTAGTTAAAAGTTAGGCTAGTAGGCGTAAATTTTGCATTACTTTCAGGCAGTATACTATACTTTAGTAAGTTAGATGAGCAACAAAGAGGAGATTTCCAATGGTTGATACAGAAAAAGTTGTAATGAATATTAAGCCAGAAGCAGCAGAAAAGATTAAGAGCCGTGTTCATGATGGTCAGGTCGTTCTATTAGCGTTAAATGATGGCTCAAATAAATATTCGAAAATGGGCGGAACATGTACAATCGGTGCAAATTTCCAGTTTGTTGTTTTGGGGCAAAAAGATCCCAAATATAATATCAAAATTGCCAATAATGCAGGACTTGCTCTTTACACGGCTGAACCGGAGATGGGCTTTTTGAGCAGCAATTTGGTTGTTAATTCGAGAAATGCAACCCTGAGTTTGTCTGATGACAGCGGCGTGATCGATGGTGGTGTCACAATCAGCGACTATGAACCATCAAGCGTAACTGCGAAGGATATGCAGGAAGGCAAAACCTGCTAAGTTTTAAAGCTTAATATGGTAATAAAAAAGGCTGATGAAAAAATTTTTCGTCAGCCTTTTTGTCATTGTTAAATATATTTACTCAGATCAAGGCCGTAATCGGTAACGGTAATTTCATAGGCAACTTTATGCTGATCATCATAATCTTCAGTCTTGCCAAGTGTGAAATATGCGCCAATAGTACCAAATAAATTAACGATAATATCATAAACACCTTTTTTAGAAAACGTAACAATGTACAAACATCCAAATTTTGGCTGCTTTTCGCACTTGTATTCGTACATGTCTTTGATACCTTCCTTCATAAATTGTATTAGGTCATCTTGTTTTTTCTCATTCATAGTTATTGTTTCCTCATGCAAATAAATAATCAAACA
Protein-coding regions in this window:
- the thiE gene encoding thiamine phosphate synthase, which encodes MLVKNRPLYLVTDRKNLTEKQFFAVIEKACQSGVDMVQLREKEISSREYYRLAQRVKQITDRYHLPLLIDDRVDIALAVDASGVHLGQSDLPVSAARQILGPDKIIGATTKTLEQARIAETASADYLGVGAIFPTQTHVKTVHTSVATLTQIRQEVAIPVYAIGGLKTHNVATIKPAHVAGVAVVSEIMQAEDPVKTTKELRKAILAVL
- the htpX gene encoding zinc metalloprotease HtpX yields the protein MLFEQIARNKRKTVVVMVLFVVILTLVGAGLGYIFDNEPWSGIIIALIGSLIYMLIVLSNPANMVMSLNHGQEIHEQDNPELWHIVQDMAMVARVPMPRVFIIPDKSPNAFATGRDPKHSAVAVTQGLLDMMNREELEGVLGHEISHIKNYDILLSTVAAVLVGVISYLSGIASRYIWWFDDDHDDDHDSNNAVVMVIKLIAIIFVLILGPICASLAQMALSRNREYLADASSVDLTRNPQGLISALEKIDGSQPMKKADPSSAGMYIEDPFHKKRGLTHLFDTHPATADRIVRLEKM
- a CDS encoding LemA family protein; protein product: MSPLLWIILIIVILLVVIYISLYNGLQKAKVYTDESWSQIDVQLKRRNDLIPNLVETTKGYAKHEKSTLEEVVKLRNQLTTIPAGDHQETIKVSNQISDALKSIFALSENYPDLKANQTFMKLQEELTNTENKIAYSRQLYNSSAALFDQKLLTFPSNLVAKIHGFKKVDYLETPEAEKEVPKVKF
- a CDS encoding SLC13 family permease, coding for MTVLKKIFKDKILQITIFVTIISLFFARPRFEDINFHTLGSVASMLTIIQIYAYLHILDVLAYKLTSVASNTRKLNIVFTLLAIISGMFLGNDITVLTLIPLYLNIAKKYDLPQILPVTLIGMGANVGAAFTPWGNPHNIFLVSKYDVDFFKFFSWAIPFLLISLLILLVVFYFIPRKEIPVQKTENIQINVRLTVITTAVFIFFFLGVFRVVNIIWPLLASLALAILINPRILLKIDYALLLTFTCFFIFISDIQQIPAVVAVIHTMVNSETSTYFTSILSSQVMSNVPSTILVGKFTVYAQALYLGSNIGGFGSPIGSMANMLVLKTFTENASVSKAKFFKKWTVMQFIGLIILTLVGWALLIFKL
- a CDS encoding iron-sulfur cluster biosynthesis family protein — protein: MVDTEKVVMNIKPEAAEKIKSRVHDGQVVLLALNDGSNKYSKMGGTCTIGANFQFVVLGQKDPKYNIKIANNAGLALYTAEPEMGFLSSNLVVNSRNATLSLSDDSGVIDGGVTISDYEPSSVTAKDMQEGKTC